One Ananas comosus cultivar F153 linkage group 1, ASM154086v1, whole genome shotgun sequence DNA window includes the following coding sequences:
- the LOC109720779 gene encoding protein trichome berefringence-like 7, which translates to MVSGSFSRSTSIRLTPRSVGSPRVSSHRKWWAHGPSISALAVTFFLVSIVLVVGCVLYLYFVRYLNRENLVSGFPGEADACDVFDGSWVADGTYPLYNSSECPFAERGFNCLANGRKDMDYLKWRWKPRNCDVPKFNAPDVLEWLRGKRVVFVGDSMSRTQWESFICMLMTGVRDPQSVYEVNGNQISKTIRFLGVRFPDFNLSVEFFRSVFLVQPGLPPWHGPKRVHSTLKLDKMDEINGKWVDSDVLIFNSGHWWTPSKLFDMGCYFQVGGTLKLGMPINAAFRTALDTWALWVEKMVDMNRTHVFFRTFEPSHWSGSNQKLCEVTEQPSSELKGNDGSEFGDILADVTERMRVPVTVLNVTSMGASRSDAHIGIYSHPSTILDCSHWCLPGVPDAWNELVFSYLLTDGWRKMVR; encoded by the exons aTGGTGAGCGGTAGCTTTAGCCGGAGCACATCGATTCGCCTCACGCCGAGGAGTGTGGGGAGCCCTAGGGTTTCGTCTCATCGGAAATGGTGGGCGCATGGCCCGTCGATCAGCGCACTGGCCGTGACGTTCTTCCTGGTCTCCATTGTTCTGGTTGTTGGATGTGTGCTGTATCTGTATTTCGTTCGCTACTTGAATCGCGAGAACTTGGTTTCCGGATTCCCCGGTGAGGCGGATGCGTGCGATGTGTTTGACGGTAGCTGGGTCGCTGACGGGACGTATCCGCTGTACAACAGTTCGGAGTGCCCCTTTGCTGAAAGAGGGTTTAATTGTTTGGCAAATGGGAGAAAGGATATGGACTATTTGAAGTGGAGGTGGAAGCCGCGGAATTGCGATGTGCCCAAATTTAATGCACCTGATGTCTTGGAATGGCTTAGAGGGAAGAGGGTTGTTTTCGTTGGTGATTCGATGAGCCGCACGCAGTGGGAGTCTTTTATTTGTATGCTCATGACCGGGGTTCGGGATCCGCAGAGTGTTTACGAGGTCAATGGGAATCAGATCTCAAAGACCATTCGCTTCTTGGGTGTTCGGTTCCCAGATTTCAATTTGAGTGTGGAGTTCTTCCGGTCTGTGTTTCTTGTACAGCCGGGCCTGCCACCTTGGCACGGGCCCAAACGAGTCCATTCAACGCTCAAGCTAGATAAGATGGATGAGATAAATGGGAAGTGGGTTGATTCGGATGTCCTTATTTTTAACTCTGGCCACTGGTGGACTCCAAGTAAATTGTTTGACAT GGGTTGCTATTTCCAGGTTGGAGGAACGCTCAAGCTTGGAATGCCTATCAATGCGGCCTTCAGAACGGCTTTGGACACATGGGCATTGTGGGTAGAAAAAATGGTGGACATGAACAGAACTCATGTCTTTTTCCGGACTTTTGAGCCTTCTCACTGGAG CGGCTCAAACCAAAAACTGTGTGAAGTAACTGAACAGCCTTCCTCCGAGCTGAAGGGAAACGATGGGAGTGAGTTCGGGGACATCTTAGCTGACGTGACAGAGAGGATGAGAGTTCCTGTCACCGTATTGAATGTGACTTCAATGGGAGCATCCCGGAGCGATGCCCATATTGGTATTTATAGCCATCCCTCCACCATTCTCGATTGCAGCCATTGGTGCCTTCCTGGAGTCCCAGATGCTTGGAATGAGCTTGTATTCTCGTATTTGCTGACAGATG GTTGGAGAAAAATGGTACGATAA